One window of Polyangium spumosum genomic DNA carries:
- a CDS encoding nuclear transport factor 2 family protein: protein MLRAVYADLTRIGEFAADDMVLHRADRAFYREAAAGRVVGREAAVRHERDLIRSTGGTLVMDVEQIVANDHFGAVFGVLRARREDGATLAVPFCGLWRFREGLILEHWENAYDLAAVQAFLSGEASAVRA, encoded by the coding sequence ATGTTGCGCGCCGTGTACGCCGATCTGACGCGCATCGGGGAGTTCGCCGCTGACGATATGGTCCTCCACAGGGCGGATCGGGCGTTTTATCGCGAGGCCGCGGCGGGCCGCGTCGTCGGCCGGGAGGCCGCCGTCCGCCACGAGCGTGATCTCATCCGCTCGACCGGCGGCACGCTGGTGATGGACGTGGAGCAGATCGTCGCGAACGACCATTTCGGGGCCGTCTTCGGCGTCCTGCGGGCGCGGCGCGAAGACGGGGCGACCCTCGCGGTGCCGTTCTGCGGTCTATGGCGCTTCCGTGAAGGCCTGATCCTGGAGCACTGGGAGAACGCCTACGACCTGGCTGCCGTCCAGGCCTTCCTCAGCGGCGAGGCGAGCGCCGTCCGCGCGTAG
- a CDS encoding type III polyketide synthase, producing the protein MATLCRPEVAVPENIVTMADTLRLAERLHAGKPQLKLALRLISSTGVQKRHIVQPLEQTLEHPGFEARNKIYEAEAKRRVPPVIKRALANAELSAEDIDAIIYVSCTGFTMPAMTAWLVNKMGFRHDTRQIPIAQLGCAAGAAAINRAHDFCVAHPGANVLIVACEFCSLCYQPPDDDVGSLLSDGLFGDAVGAVVVRGRGGSGIRLERNASYLIPDTEEWISYHVKETGFHFRLDKRVPGTMKPLAPVVRQLVERHGWNVRSLDFYIIHAGGPRILNDLCMYLDVPQESFRYSRATLTEYGNIASVVVLDSLGRLFADNKVRENGEGVIAGFGPGITAEMSVGSWRTKENQ; encoded by the coding sequence ATGGCCACCTTGTGCAGGCCCGAAGTCGCGGTTCCGGAGAACATCGTCACGATGGCCGATACGCTGAGGCTCGCAGAGCGGCTCCACGCGGGCAAACCGCAATTGAAGCTCGCATTGCGCCTCATCAGCAGCACCGGGGTGCAGAAGCGGCACATCGTGCAGCCCCTGGAGCAGACCCTCGAGCACCCGGGCTTCGAGGCGCGAAACAAGATCTACGAGGCCGAGGCGAAGCGCCGGGTCCCGCCGGTGATAAAGCGGGCGCTGGCGAATGCGGAGCTCTCGGCGGAGGACATCGACGCCATCATCTATGTCTCGTGCACCGGATTCACGATGCCGGCCATGACGGCCTGGCTCGTGAACAAGATGGGGTTCCGCCACGACACGCGGCAGATCCCGATCGCGCAGCTCGGCTGCGCGGCCGGCGCGGCGGCCATCAACCGCGCGCACGACTTCTGCGTGGCGCACCCCGGCGCGAACGTCCTCATCGTCGCCTGCGAGTTCTGCTCGTTATGTTATCAGCCGCCCGACGATGACGTCGGCTCGCTCCTGTCGGACGGGCTCTTCGGGGACGCGGTGGGCGCGGTCGTCGTCCGGGGCCGCGGAGGCTCGGGCATCCGGCTCGAGCGCAATGCGTCGTACCTCATCCCGGACACCGAGGAATGGATCTCGTACCACGTGAAGGAGACGGGCTTCCATTTCCGGCTCGACAAGCGGGTCCCCGGGACGATGAAGCCGCTCGCGCCCGTGGTGCGGCAGCTCGTCGAGCGCCACGGCTGGAACGTGCGCAGCCTCGATTTCTACATCATCCACGCCGGCGGGCCGCGCATCCTCAATGACCTGTGCATGTACCTGGACGTCCCCCAGGAGTCGTTCCGGTACAGCAGGGCCACGTTGACCGAATACGGCAACATCGCCAGCGTGGTGGTGCTCGACTCCCTCGGGCGCCTGTTCGCGGACAACAAAGTCCGCGAGAACGGCGAGGGAGTGATCGCAGGGTTCGGCCCCGGAATCACGGCGGAGATGTCCGTCGGCTCCTGGAGGACGAAGGAAAACCAGTAG
- a CDS encoding MMPL family transporter, whose translation MSISPSTPKGPANPSHDAPGWLVRLFSRIVAARWIIIALYALVLPPAAWFAARVQQDNAIERLIATSDTDYVETREFEKVFGAGEFAVLLAEADDPFAPAVLERFDKLERALKDIPRVEPNSALSIFRRAKAGFDPTPEQSEALRKFVTGTKLFQDQGLAGDGYLAIALVLDVHSSEQRRETLTAVRRAIEATGGDGPPLKTLRQVGQPYVNIYLDEDMQKTGPTYFGLFAVFIIGLCLFLYRSARTLAAFLITLGVCIALSMGYIGLTGGTLTIVSPMVPMTILVTATATLVYLQSRFVERPADRGVDEHQVFSFANKWLACTASIFATAVGFAALVVSSIQPIKQMGIWVAVGLGLTYVVIFTLFPALQKILKTPTALEQKVAAAWFVRLTAALPRWSYRYRWPLVLGSIALSVAGGVALFGLPGVVKPMRLLTDPVEYINSGSRLYADTKAIESKLPGLSITEVWLKGSVGSVSEPDALKGFQAFHEGLVADPEVGAAIGPTTILRMMQYLGGAGDVFPTDAEALDELAGTLESLAPVDPLLGRFVQKTGLGQTHFTIISKATEHEAFERLQASIDGHWKNAVEKNPALKEFELRTVGMAPLQARVSQSLVPTLVESFELTVGIIFVTFLLVFRSGAARLMAMIPSLFAILVMFGVMRLSGMTLNVATILIASTVLGTSENDQIHFFYHFQEGRKDGASVEKALQHTLFVSGRAIFFATLINAGGFLAFGMADLPPIRQFGILSAVAFVLSMIADFTALPAALWLVFRTKPDAELPPAEQPGETPAAG comes from the coding sequence GTGTCGATCTCTCCGAGCACCCCGAAAGGCCCTGCGAACCCGAGCCACGACGCGCCCGGTTGGCTCGTGCGCCTCTTCTCCCGCATCGTCGCGGCACGCTGGATCATCATCGCCCTTTATGCGCTCGTCCTCCCGCCCGCGGCCTGGTTCGCGGCGCGCGTCCAGCAGGACAACGCGATCGAGCGGCTCATCGCGACGAGCGACACGGACTACGTCGAGACGCGCGAGTTCGAGAAGGTCTTCGGCGCGGGCGAGTTCGCGGTCCTGCTCGCCGAGGCCGACGATCCCTTCGCGCCCGCGGTGCTCGAGCGCTTCGACAAACTCGAGCGCGCGCTGAAGGATATCCCGCGCGTCGAGCCGAACTCGGCGCTCTCCATTTTCCGCCGCGCCAAGGCCGGCTTCGACCCGACGCCGGAGCAATCCGAGGCGCTCCGCAAGTTCGTCACCGGCACCAAGCTCTTCCAGGATCAGGGCCTCGCCGGCGACGGCTACCTCGCCATCGCCCTCGTGCTCGACGTGCACTCGAGCGAGCAGCGGCGCGAGACCCTCACCGCGGTGCGCCGCGCGATCGAGGCGACCGGCGGCGACGGCCCCCCGCTGAAGACGCTGCGCCAGGTCGGCCAGCCGTACGTGAACATCTACCTCGACGAGGACATGCAGAAGACCGGGCCGACGTATTTCGGCCTCTTCGCGGTGTTCATCATCGGCCTCTGCCTCTTCCTCTATCGCTCGGCGCGCACGCTCGCGGCGTTCCTCATCACGCTCGGCGTCTGCATCGCCCTCTCCATGGGTTACATCGGCCTCACGGGCGGCACGCTCACGATCGTCTCGCCGATGGTGCCGATGACGATCCTCGTCACGGCCACGGCGACGCTCGTCTACCTGCAATCGCGCTTCGTCGAGCGCCCCGCGGATCGCGGCGTCGACGAGCACCAGGTCTTCTCGTTCGCCAACAAGTGGCTCGCGTGCACCGCCTCGATCTTCGCGACCGCCGTGGGCTTCGCGGCGCTCGTCGTGTCGAGCATCCAGCCCATCAAGCAAATGGGCATCTGGGTCGCGGTCGGCCTCGGGCTCACGTACGTCGTCATTTTCACGCTCTTCCCTGCGCTGCAGAAGATCCTGAAGACGCCGACCGCGCTCGAGCAGAAGGTCGCGGCGGCCTGGTTCGTCCGGCTCACCGCGGCGCTGCCCCGGTGGAGTTATCGGTATCGCTGGCCGCTCGTCCTCGGCTCGATCGCGCTCTCCGTCGCGGGCGGCGTCGCGCTCTTCGGCCTGCCCGGCGTGGTCAAGCCGATGCGGCTGCTCACCGATCCCGTCGAATACATCAACTCGGGATCACGGCTCTACGCGGACACGAAGGCCATCGAATCGAAGCTCCCCGGGCTCTCCATCACCGAGGTCTGGCTGAAAGGCAGCGTCGGCAGCGTCTCGGAGCCCGACGCGCTGAAGGGATTCCAGGCGTTTCACGAGGGCCTCGTCGCCGATCCCGAGGTCGGCGCCGCGATCGGGCCGACCACGATCCTGCGCATGATGCAGTACCTCGGCGGCGCCGGCGACGTGTTCCCCACGGACGCCGAGGCGCTCGACGAGCTCGCCGGGACGCTCGAATCCCTCGCGCCCGTCGACCCGCTGCTCGGCCGGTTCGTCCAGAAAACCGGCCTCGGACAGACCCATTTCACGATCATCTCGAAGGCGACCGAACACGAGGCGTTCGAGCGGCTCCAGGCGAGCATCGACGGGCACTGGAAAAACGCGGTCGAGAAGAACCCTGCCTTGAAGGAGTTCGAGCTCCGCACCGTGGGCATGGCGCCCTTGCAGGCGCGGGTCTCGCAGAGCCTCGTGCCCACGCTGGTCGAGAGCTTCGAGCTCACGGTCGGGATCATCTTCGTCACGTTCCTGCTGGTCTTCCGCAGCGGGGCGGCGCGGCTCATGGCCATGATCCCCTCGCTCTTCGCGATCCTCGTCATGTTCGGCGTGATGCGCCTCTCGGGCATGACGCTGAACGTCGCGACGATCCTCATCGCGTCGACCGTGCTCGGGACGAGCGAGAACGATCAGATCCACTTCTTTTACCACTTCCAGGAAGGTCGCAAGGACGGCGCCTCGGTGGAGAAGGCGCTCCAGCACACGCTCTTCGTATCGGGCCGGGCGATCTTCTTCGCGACGCTCATCAACGCGGGCGGCTTTCTGGCCTTCGGGATGGCGGATCTGCCGCCGATCCGGCAATTCGGCATCCTCTCCGCCGTGGCCTTCGTCCTCTCGATGATCGCCGATTTCACCGCCCTGCCCGCGGCGCTCTGGCTCGTCTTCCGGACGAAGCCCGACGCCGAGCTTCCCCCGGCCGAGCAGCCGGGCGAGACCCCCGCAGCGGGTTGA
- a CDS encoding GMC family oxidoreductase N-terminal domain-containing protein produces the protein MNDLPSGEPIVHGRDLQGPFEASCDVVVVGSGAGGSVAATLLAEAGLRVIVLEEGPYYRPDEYQQFRPSEALRKLFRESGMATAFGLGQTPIIAITMGRAVGGSSLLTGGVCFRIPGEVHHRWVHDLGLDELSERALEPAYEDVERRISVHEVPAAMRSRSTQKFVEGAAKLGIGMKPLRRNAEACEGNARCNFTCPAGAKRSVDVAYLPRAITRGARVVSDALATRVLTQDGRAAGVEGWLLGGEGGARSFPFVVRAPVVVAACGTLHTPLLLGASGIGRASEKLGRRVTLHPGVRVAAMFDEELGGWDGAMQSVYSDDFAHEGIKLVGVYSTVNVLAASMPGVGPRLRRMAREVRRLAVFGAMVHDEGGGTVRRGPGREPILAYEMAPRDLARLRRGITILAEMALAAGAREVYTSVAGAAPVRSREDAIRLEQASYDARRIECMAFHPLGSARAANDPRRGVVDPNGEAYELPGLFVADGSILPTSIGVNSQVPIMAMATRIAWRLAERFRKITRST, from the coding sequence ATGAACGACCTCCCATCGGGCGAACCGATCGTCCACGGGCGAGACTTGCAGGGGCCGTTCGAGGCCTCGTGTGACGTGGTCGTGGTCGGGTCCGGGGCGGGCGGCTCGGTGGCGGCGACGTTGCTCGCCGAGGCGGGCCTGCGGGTGATCGTGCTCGAAGAGGGGCCGTACTACCGGCCCGACGAGTACCAGCAGTTCCGGCCGAGCGAAGCGCTGCGCAAGCTCTTCCGCGAGTCGGGGATGGCGACCGCGTTTGGCCTCGGACAGACGCCGATCATCGCCATCACCATGGGGCGCGCGGTGGGAGGTTCGTCGCTCCTGACGGGCGGCGTCTGCTTCCGGATCCCGGGCGAGGTGCACCATCGATGGGTCCACGACCTCGGGCTCGACGAGCTCTCCGAGCGCGCGCTCGAGCCGGCGTACGAGGACGTCGAGCGGAGGATCTCCGTGCACGAAGTGCCGGCCGCGATGCGATCACGATCGACGCAAAAATTCGTCGAGGGCGCGGCGAAGCTCGGGATCGGCATGAAGCCGCTGCGGCGCAACGCCGAGGCGTGCGAGGGCAACGCGCGGTGCAACTTCACCTGTCCGGCGGGCGCGAAGCGATCGGTGGACGTGGCGTATCTACCTCGGGCGATCACGCGCGGTGCGCGGGTCGTCTCGGACGCGCTCGCGACGCGCGTGCTCACGCAGGACGGGCGCGCGGCGGGCGTCGAGGGCTGGCTGCTCGGCGGCGAGGGCGGGGCGCGCTCGTTCCCGTTCGTGGTGCGCGCGCCGGTGGTCGTGGCCGCGTGCGGGACGCTGCACACGCCGCTCTTGCTCGGAGCGAGCGGGATCGGACGGGCGAGCGAGAAGCTCGGGCGACGCGTGACGCTGCACCCGGGCGTGCGCGTCGCGGCGATGTTCGACGAGGAGCTCGGCGGCTGGGACGGCGCGATGCAGAGCGTGTACTCGGACGATTTCGCGCACGAAGGGATCAAGCTCGTCGGGGTGTACAGCACGGTGAACGTGCTCGCGGCGAGCATGCCGGGCGTGGGCCCGCGGCTGCGGCGGATGGCGCGCGAGGTCCGGAGGCTCGCGGTGTTCGGCGCGATGGTGCACGACGAAGGCGGAGGCACGGTGCGGAGGGGGCCGGGGCGCGAGCCGATCCTGGCGTACGAGATGGCCCCGCGCGATCTCGCGCGTTTGCGCCGCGGGATCACGATCCTCGCGGAGATGGCGCTCGCGGCGGGCGCGCGCGAGGTCTACACGTCGGTGGCGGGCGCGGCGCCGGTGCGATCGAGGGAGGACGCGATCCGACTCGAGCAGGCGAGCTACGACGCGCGTCGCATCGAGTGCATGGCTTTCCATCCGCTCGGGAGCGCGCGGGCCGCGAACGATCCGCGGCGCGGGGTCGTCGATCCGAACGGCGAGGCGTATGAGCTGCCGGGGCTCTTCGTGGCGGATGGATCGATCTTGCCGACGAGCATCGGCGTGAACTCGCAGGTCCCGATCATGGCGATGGCGACGCGGATCGCGTGGCGCCTCGCGGAGAGGTTCCGGAAGATCACGCGCTCGACCTGA
- a CDS encoding dipeptide epimerase, with protein sequence MFSREVHVEAIVVRPLSVPLCDPFVIATGRVTVTRSAEVRVTLAEGGARAEGLGEGAALWPVTVEDQPEVLAALAAAAGRLSGQTLVLPRVDGEEGVSLVALADLGAKLDDALGGKPVARAALETALLDAWARLVGVPLRRLLGGARGAATRSLSTDITIPIAEPARMAELAQGWAARGFRHFKVKVGKDLEKDLAALFAIQSAVPDARLRIDANAGFSAAEAISMGRAAEARGLAVECWEQPCAADDLEGMAAVAAALAPPVIADESVKTLADLARVRAANAADGVNLKLVKSGGPLGALAVGRAAKEAGMPIMIGGMVETRLGMTAGAHVAAALGGVDFVDLDTAWLLAEDPYRGGYEAQGPLYELPEAPGLGVTAIA encoded by the coding sequence ATGTTTTCCCGCGAGGTCCACGTCGAGGCGATCGTCGTCCGTCCTCTCTCGGTGCCGCTCTGCGATCCGTTCGTCATCGCCACGGGCCGCGTGACCGTGACGCGCTCCGCGGAGGTGCGGGTGACGCTGGCCGAGGGCGGCGCGCGGGCCGAGGGGCTCGGCGAGGGCGCGGCGCTCTGGCCGGTGACGGTCGAGGATCAGCCGGAGGTGCTCGCGGCGCTCGCGGCGGCCGCGGGTCGTTTGTCGGGGCAGACCCTCGTGTTGCCGCGCGTGGACGGCGAGGAGGGCGTGTCGCTCGTGGCGCTCGCCGACCTCGGGGCGAAGCTCGACGACGCGCTCGGGGGCAAGCCGGTGGCGCGGGCGGCGCTGGAGACGGCGCTGCTCGACGCGTGGGCGCGGCTCGTCGGGGTGCCGCTGCGGCGCCTGCTCGGCGGGGCGCGGGGCGCGGCGACGCGTAGCCTCAGCACGGACATCACGATCCCGATCGCCGAGCCCGCGCGGATGGCCGAGCTCGCGCAGGGCTGGGCGGCGCGGGGGTTTCGCCATTTCAAGGTGAAGGTCGGCAAGGACCTCGAAAAGGACCTCGCGGCGCTCTTCGCGATCCAGAGCGCCGTGCCGGACGCGCGGCTCCGTATCGACGCGAACGCGGGTTTCTCCGCGGCGGAGGCGATTTCGATGGGGCGCGCCGCCGAGGCCCGCGGGCTCGCGGTCGAGTGCTGGGAGCAGCCGTGCGCCGCGGACGATCTCGAAGGAATGGCGGCCGTGGCCGCGGCGCTCGCGCCGCCCGTGATCGCGGACGAGTCCGTGAAGACGCTGGCCGATCTCGCGAGGGTGCGGGCGGCGAACGCCGCGGACGGGGTGAACCTCAAGCTCGTGAAATCGGGCGGGCCGCTCGGGGCGCTCGCGGTGGGGAGGGCGGCGAAGGAGGCGGGGATGCCGATCATGATCGGCGGAATGGTGGAGACGCGGCTCGGCATGACGGCCGGCGCGCACGTGGCGGCGGCGCTCGGGGGGGTCGATTTCGTCGATCTGGATACGGCCTGGTTGCTCGCGGAGGATCCTTATCGGGGCGGATACGAGGCGCAGGGGCCGCTCTACGAATTGCCGGAGGCGCCGGGGCTCGGCGTGACGGCCATCGCGTGA
- a CDS encoding HAMP domain-containing sensor histidine kinase, whose protein sequence is MNRLSCYVRARLQRRLFVWFGVAILVSGVAFSLVMLLVSAPGGPAWARELSRARTFVGGRFGEVWDDGRAREALARSMAQDLEVSVILRDTSGAELEAFGGACGRKAWTLEAPVTRGSERLGAVTICAERPRAHGALRWLLPLGAASMILWALSGAVSRGLSRPLEELARVAGEIGRGNYGARARMGRHVHGEAVVLSAAMNEMAARIERQIGDQRELLAAVSHELRTPLSRIRLLTELTRDGVSVQKNLDALDREVVEIDALVGDLLAQSRLDFTALAKERLDPVEVGLRALDRAGIGEDALVVDGAPEPFEADPTLCARALANLLDNAKKHGGGVVALRITAAEGGVVFEVEDAGRGLSPGEEKRIFEPFYRRPDEKAREQGSLGLGLSLVSRIAEAHGGRARAANREGGGARIGMELPAVARRNV, encoded by the coding sequence GTGAACCGGCTGTCGTGTTACGTGCGCGCCCGGCTGCAGCGCCGCCTCTTCGTGTGGTTCGGCGTGGCGATCCTGGTCTCGGGCGTGGCCTTCTCGCTGGTGATGTTGCTCGTCTCGGCGCCGGGCGGCCCGGCCTGGGCGCGCGAGCTGAGCCGCGCCCGGACCTTCGTGGGCGGGCGCTTCGGCGAGGTGTGGGACGACGGTCGCGCCCGCGAGGCGCTCGCCCGCTCGATGGCGCAGGATCTCGAGGTCAGCGTGATCCTGCGCGACACGAGCGGCGCGGAGCTCGAGGCGTTCGGCGGCGCCTGCGGGCGGAAGGCGTGGACGCTCGAGGCGCCCGTCACGCGTGGGAGCGAGCGTCTCGGCGCCGTGACGATCTGCGCCGAGCGGCCGCGCGCGCACGGCGCGCTGCGATGGCTCCTGCCGCTCGGGGCGGCGAGCATGATCTTGTGGGCGCTCTCGGGCGCGGTGTCGCGCGGGCTCTCGCGCCCGCTCGAGGAGCTCGCGCGCGTGGCGGGCGAGATCGGCCGCGGCAACTACGGCGCGCGGGCGCGGATGGGGCGGCACGTGCACGGCGAGGCCGTGGTGCTGTCTGCCGCGATGAACGAGATGGCCGCGCGGATCGAGCGGCAGATCGGCGATCAGCGGGAGCTGCTCGCGGCGGTCTCACACGAGCTGCGCACGCCGCTCTCGCGCATCCGCCTGCTCACGGAGCTCACGCGGGACGGCGTCTCCGTGCAGAAGAACCTCGACGCGCTCGATCGCGAGGTCGTGGAGATCGACGCCCTCGTCGGGGACTTGCTCGCGCAGAGCCGGCTCGATTTCACGGCGCTGGCGAAGGAGCGGCTCGATCCGGTGGAGGTGGGCCTGCGCGCGCTCGACCGCGCGGGGATCGGCGAGGACGCGCTCGTCGTCGACGGAGCGCCGGAGCCCTTCGAGGCCGATCCCACGCTCTGCGCGCGGGCGCTAGCGAACCTGCTCGACAATGCGAAGAAGCACGGCGGCGGCGTGGTCGCGCTCCGGATCACGGCGGCCGAGGGTGGGGTCGTCTTCGAGGTCGAGGACGCGGGCCGGGGCCTCTCGCCCGGCGAGGAGAAGCGGATCTTCGAGCCGTTTTACCGCCGGCCGGACGAGAAGGCGCGGGAGCAGGGGTCGCTCGGGCTCGGGCTCTCGCTGGTCTCGCGGATCGCCGAGGCGCACGGGGGCCGCGCGCGGGCGGCGAACCGGGAGGGAGGGGGCGCGCGGATCGGGATGGAGCTGCCGGCGGTCGCGCGTCGAAACGTGTAA
- a CDS encoding response regulator transcription factor has protein sequence MALRVLLIDDDVRLFELLSSYLEQNGFHVIGAPDGPRGLAALEAGTFDVVLLDVMMPGMDGIEVCRRIRQKNSIPILMLTARGDETDRVVGLEIGADDYVPKPFSPRELVARIKAVLRRARPEAAGERIVAGDIVIDVPGRVVTRDGALVELTGLEFDLLCALARRPGRVVARDALLSEAGRGDVIVGERTVDVHISHLRQKLGDDPRAPRLIKTVRGVGYVLAKEKS, from the coding sequence ATGGCGCTCCGCGTGCTCCTCATCGACGACGACGTCCGGCTCTTCGAGCTGCTCTCGAGTTACCTCGAGCAGAACGGCTTCCACGTGATCGGAGCCCCGGACGGACCCCGCGGGCTCGCCGCGCTCGAGGCGGGCACGTTCGACGTCGTGCTGCTCGACGTGATGATGCCCGGGATGGACGGGATCGAGGTTTGTCGTCGGATCCGGCAGAAAAATTCGATCCCGATCCTCATGCTCACGGCGCGCGGAGACGAGACGGATCGCGTGGTGGGGCTCGAGATCGGCGCCGACGACTACGTGCCGAAGCCCTTCAGCCCGCGCGAGCTCGTCGCCCGCATCAAGGCCGTGCTGCGCAGGGCCCGCCCCGAGGCCGCCGGCGAGCGGATCGTCGCGGGCGACATCGTCATCGACGTGCCCGGGCGCGTGGTGACGCGCGACGGCGCGCTCGTGGAGCTCACGGGCCTCGAGTTCGATCTGCTCTGCGCGCTGGCCCGCCGCCCCGGGCGCGTGGTCGCGAGGGACGCGTTGCTCTCGGAGGCGGGGCGCGGCGACGTGATCGTCGGAGAACGGACGGTCGACGTGCACATCTCGCACCTCAGGCAGAAGCTCGGCGATGATCCACGCGCGCCCCGGCTCATCAAGACGGTGCGCGGCGTGGGGTACGTGCTGGCGAAAGAGAAGTCGTGA
- a CDS encoding dienelactone hydrolase family protein, whose amino-acid sequence MNIRTERVQIPVGDGTTMSGYLCRPEGDEPRPAILVLQEIFGVNAHIRDVAERFAREGYVTLAPDLFHRISPGYEGGYEDFSPSLQLAGQYKGEQSEADVRAAADYLDKHPAVADGRVAALGFCMGGRLSFVANGVAKLRCAVSFYGNIAPDKLAYAETQSGPVLLIWAGKDPYISLESTRSTVDALRKHEKPYVSIEFSQYDHGFFCDARSNYDAVAAAQAWALTLAFLKSHL is encoded by the coding sequence ATGAACATTCGCACCGAGCGCGTCCAGATCCCCGTCGGCGACGGAACGACGATGAGCGGTTACCTCTGCCGGCCCGAGGGTGACGAGCCCCGCCCCGCGATCCTCGTCCTGCAGGAGATCTTCGGCGTCAATGCGCACATCCGCGACGTCGCCGAGCGCTTCGCCCGCGAGGGGTACGTGACGCTCGCGCCCGACCTCTTCCACCGCATCTCGCCCGGCTACGAGGGCGGCTACGAGGACTTCTCCCCCAGCCTGCAGCTCGCGGGGCAATACAAGGGAGAGCAGAGCGAGGCGGACGTGCGCGCCGCCGCCGATTATCTCGACAAGCACCCGGCCGTCGCGGACGGCCGCGTCGCCGCGCTCGGGTTCTGCATGGGCGGGCGGCTCTCGTTCGTGGCGAACGGCGTGGCGAAGCTGCGCTGCGCGGTCTCGTTTTACGGCAACATCGCCCCTGACAAACTCGCGTACGCCGAGACGCAAAGCGGGCCCGTCCTGCTCATCTGGGCCGGCAAGGATCCGTATATCTCGCTGGAATCCACGCGCAGCACGGTCGACGCGCTCCGCAAGCACGAAAAGCCCTACGTCAGCATCGAGTTCTCGCAGTACGACCACGGCTTCTTCTGCGACGCGCGCAGCAATTACGACGCCGTCGCCGCGGCTCAGGCCTGGGCCCTGACGCTCGCCTTCCTGAAATCGCACCTCTGA
- a CDS encoding aldo/keto reductase, giving the protein MNQALAYPSSTFTLGGDLNVRRLGYGAMYLTGPGMWGPPADPEAAIRLLRRAVDLGVNFIDTADSYGPDANEQIIRRALHPYPKGLVITTKGGLLRSGPEDWTNREKPYIVPCGRPAYLRQQVEMSLRNLGLERIDLYQLHRIDPAVPLADQLGELVRLREQGKIRHIALSGQPEVTIEQLTAARAITEIVAVENLYNVADRAGEPVLRHCEQNGIAFIPWFPMGHGALAGPDSILAGWARKRDLKPAQVALAWLLHKSPAILAIPGTSSIKHLEENCRAAEIELSEKDMAEIADIAASVPTWRPSAAHADSTTEEAS; this is encoded by the coding sequence ATGAATCAAGCGCTCGCATATCCGTCGTCGACGTTCACCCTCGGCGGCGACCTCAACGTGCGGCGACTCGGCTATGGCGCGATGTACCTGACCGGCCCCGGCATGTGGGGACCTCCGGCCGACCCCGAGGCGGCCATCCGGCTCCTGCGCCGCGCGGTCGACCTCGGCGTCAATTTCATCGACACCGCCGACTCGTACGGCCCGGATGCCAACGAGCAAATCATCCGCCGCGCCCTCCACCCTTACCCCAAGGGGCTCGTGATCACCACGAAGGGCGGGCTCCTCCGCTCCGGACCCGAGGACTGGACGAACCGCGAAAAACCCTACATCGTCCCCTGCGGGCGCCCGGCGTACCTCCGCCAGCAGGTGGAGATGAGCCTGCGGAACCTCGGGCTCGAGCGGATCGATCTGTATCAGCTCCACCGCATCGACCCGGCCGTGCCGCTGGCCGATCAGCTCGGCGAGCTCGTCCGGCTCCGGGAGCAGGGCAAGATCCGTCATATCGCGCTCTCCGGGCAACCCGAGGTCACGATCGAGCAGCTCACCGCGGCGCGCGCGATCACCGAGATCGTCGCCGTGGAGAACCTCTACAACGTCGCGGACCGCGCCGGCGAGCCGGTCCTGCGCCATTGCGAACAGAATGGCATCGCCTTCATCCCGTGGTTCCCCATGGGACACGGCGCCCTCGCCGGCCCCGACAGCATCCTCGCCGGGTGGGCCAGAAAGCGCGATCTCAAGCCCGCCCAGGTCGCCCTCGCGTGGCTCTTGCACAAGTCGCCGGCCATTCTCGCGATCCCCGGCACCTCCTCCATCAAGCACCTGGAAGAGAACTGCCGCGCCGCCGAGATCGAGCTGAGCGAGAAGGACATGGCCGAGATCGCCGACATCGCCGCGAGCGTGCCGACGTGGCGTCCCTCGGCGGCGCACGCCGACTCCACCACCGAGGAGGCGTCGTGA